Sequence from the Montipora foliosa isolate CH-2021 chromosome 12, ASM3666993v2, whole genome shotgun sequence genome:
GACAGCAGTCACCTCCCATTAATGTGGCACGGGTACAAtccccagactcggcgtcatatgtgggttgagtttgttgcttctctactctgcaccgagaggtttttctccgggtgctccagttttcccctctacTCAGAAACCAGTGGTtagagtgggtcttgaacccaggattcCTGGATCTCAAGGCAGGCGCCCTAACCAGGCGCCCTAACCACTAACTCGCACTGCCTCCTGATCATAATCAGCTCTTTTGTAAGGCCCCATTCAGAAACAAAACTGTTTGAAAATTGTCTGCCAGTCATGCGAGTGCATATAATGCCTCACCCCTAGTTCTTGATTGCTTTGGTGTCTTTCACGTGACTCGGCCGATGGTGGCGTTACAATCTCACTGAATTCTTTTTCACAAACTGGGCACTTAATTGTGCCAGAGTCGGCTGTCTGTAAGTTTTAACATACAGGCAAGCATGTTAAATGTTGCTTTCAGCAAACGTGGAGACAACATTAGAAATATTTTACTTAAAAATTCATCTTGTGCAACATCACACCACTGACATTGGTTACATTACATTTCCTGACAGAATCCAATCACTTACAGAGTATTTGAACATAGACACAAATGACATATTAACTGAAAATATGAACTCATAAGGGTAAAAGAACAATCTTCCACATTCTTGATTGGCTGAAACATGACATATGAACTATTAGATTCATTTACCAGAGTATATCACTTATCTTATAAGTGCAGGATAATGATAAAGATTAAGACGACACCTATGATGCCCACAGAAATTCTGATTTTTTTCCCAAGAAGAAAGTGTTTAGAAATGTCGATTTCTTATAATGACATTATCGTATGTTATGAATCACCTTGGGCCACTCTCTCAAACACGCCAAATGAAAGGTGTCAGAACACCCAAGAGGATGTGCAGAAGCCAGCCCTCCCAATGCATCTCTGCAAATTTCACACTTGCAAAATGAATAGCaaatagaaaaatgaaaatgtgtgtgaagaaaaaaaaggaaatacacCAATTTgacttagactaatatgtactCGTCTtcaacacagaaaaaaaaaggtactcAAGGCAAAAATCTCTGCATGCAGAAGAAATGAGAGAACCAACATGCCCAACCCAATTGATGAGGGCATCATCTTGGATTTCAACTTAAGCCATTTTCACTATTGTCCCATATTCCCATGTGATTACTATCCTTGGTCCACAATCAATAATGTGATCTTTTAAATTGCCTTATTGAGGTAACCTATAATATATATGATGAAATGTATagtataataatattgttaatttGTTATCCTTTTTGCCAAATATAAATTATGTACAGAAATAGCAAACATTAAATTTCTTAACCTGTGAACTAAGCGATAGTTTTCATTTTAGTCATCTATTTAGACAATTTAATCAGGGAAGAGCTTTCAGTGTCAACAAGGATATCACTAATCTTCTTTACTAGTAACAGGTCTTAATCATTTTAAAGTGatcaaaattcctttttttgtccTTTGGATAATTTACAATACTATGTTACCCAAGTTTTAcataagccttaatttcaaaaagacacttgataattttcctatttaatggtctgccatcaCTAACTTTCAAATCTTGAGATAGCTGGATTGAGTTTTGTAAGTTTACATAGTACGAATAATAGCTTTCGGAAAAACATTTAACTATAAAATATTGCTACAAAAATGCTAAAGATATCAACATTTGTAAGTTACAAACTAAAGTTAATaccaaaagaacaataattaAATGATAAAAAAGCTATAACACAagaaaagaacattttaaacaatGATAAGATAATTAAGCAAAACGCTTGGCACATAAGGAGCCCGTGTGGAAATTTAAATTAGGTGTGAGAGTCTTGATGAACAGTATTTTAAAGACTAAACAATCAATTTCAAGACTCAACAAATTTAATTGAGTTGTAAACGCAGAACCCTGCTCAAATCAACAGGTAGAAGCTTCATGGAAGCGCTTCTAAATGTTTGTAAATCGAATTCTTAATGATTTCttaaatgaatatttaaagaatttcgagaaaaataaaagactGTCGGATTCAAAGGGAGTAAGCTTATTTTCAAAACCTCAATGTCCAGCTTCGGGACAGAGAGAGACACAGTGAACTTTAATAAAGAACCGAGTCCTCTTCGGCGGAAGAAGGATCAATAATCACATTTAATTCCTAAGAAAACAAGTTCACATCATTACACAATTAAATCTGAAACACGCACCTCATCTACACTACAATCGGcttctataataataataataataataataataataataataggtatttatatagcgctcatgtcctatgttcaaggcgctttacaataattgacCTTTCTATCTaagcataataatgataaaatgaataagaaaatactcttgtaattaaaaatacctaaaaatatgatagtaataatataagttACAATAAGGTTCTAGAATAATGGGGAATTAtctaaatatttcttgaaaagatacgttttcaactttgtttttaaagtttgaGTGTTCGTGATGTTTCGTATATCATTTGGAATACTGTTCCACAGTCTTGGGGCGATGTTAGAGAAAGCTCTATCGCCATATGTTTTTGTGCGTGACCTGGGTTCTTTCAATAGCTTATTTGAGACAGAACGTAATGATCTTGAATACTGTCTGTaatgtagttttcttttcaaatactCAGGTGCTTCAGTGTTAAGACATTTAAACACAGTTAGTATAATCTTAAATACGGTTCTATAGTGAATAGGTAACCAATGGAGTTCTTGTAACATTGGTGTAATATGGTCGTATTTTCTTCCTTAACAAACTACTCTAGCTGCTGTGTTTTGGACGTATTGAAGCCGCTGTAACTGAAACTTGGGCATACCAACTAACAGggaattacaatagtccaatttCGATGTAATGTAGGCATGAATTAAAGTAGCAGCAGATTCTTTATCTAGGTATTTACGAATTCTAGAAATGTTACGTAGACTATAGAACGATGATTTGCACACATTGCTAATTTGATTATCAAATGACATGGTGTCGTCAAATGTCACACCCAAACTTTTTGCAAAAGAAGATAGGTTGACATTTTCCATACCAACACGCAAAGATTGAACAGCTGGAGGTACACGGAACTTCGCATGAAACATCATAATTTCTGTTTTATCGTGGTTGAGTTTAAGCTCATTAACGCCCATCCATTTACAAATAGATGTAATACATTCTTCGATCTTAGATTTGGCTTGGTCAACATCTTGCGTTACGAAAGAAAGGTATAGTTGattgtcatcagcatacatgtggTAGTCCAGACCATGTGATCGTATGACATCAGCGAGTGGTGTAGTATAAAGCAAATACAGTACAGGTCCCATCACGGAACCTTGAGGAATACCAACTGTAAGTTCACGTACCGAAGAGTTGCTGGCGTTTATGTTAACAAACCGACTTCTATTTGTTTCTTATTGTGAGGTATGAtttaaaccattttaaaacTGTACCTTGAATGCCAAAGGTATCTTGTAATCTGGACAGCAATCGAGAGTGATTGACCGTGTCGAATGCTGCAGATAAGTCTAGAAGTACCAGAAATACATTCTCTCCTCTGTCTAACGATAATAAAATGTCATCAGTGATTGCAAGAAGGGCCGTCTCTGTACTGTGACCAACTTTATAAGCTGATTGTAAAGGCTCGTGTAAACTGTTGTTAACCaagtatttatttaattgaagACATACAGACTTTTCAAtcagttttgaaagaaacttcagGTTTGAGACTGGGCGAAAACTGGAGAACTGCTCGAAATCAGCATTAGGCTTTTTTAATAGAGGTTTTAGTAAAGTAGTCTTCTGGTCATCTGGCATGAGCCCAGTAGATAAAGACAAGTTTATGATGGTTTTGAAAACTGGAACTAGTTCACAGTAATACTCCTTCATAATAGTAGCTGGCGATGGATCTAACGAGCATGCCTTGATTTTAGATCTTGTGACTAAATCCATAACGTCTTTTTCAGTAACGGCTTGAAATTCACTAAACGAAGATGGACAGGTTCTCCCAGGGACAATATATTGTTCTAGATGAGAGTTAATAAAACCATTGCGAATGTTGTCGATTTTGATTGAGAAGAAGTCAGCAAAGGAATTAGCTAATTCCTCATCATTCTTTGCTGGCGGGTAATATTTATCGTTGTTCTTTTGGAGCAGCTTGTCCACCGTACGGAACAGCAATTTGGAATCTTTGGTGTTGTCTTTGATAATAGTAGAGTAGTAATTTTCCTTGGCTTTATATAACATGCTATTTACAACCGAATATTGCCGTAGATAGTTTTCTTTATCACTTTCAAGTTTAGATGAGCGCCATTTACGTTCAAGTCGACGTCGAATTCtcttttgtttagttatatcTTCATTATACCATGGAGCATCGGGCCTGAGAACGATTGTCCGAGATTTCATTAGGGCAAGTTTATCCATAGCATCTCGTAGCGTTTCATCATACATTATTGTAAGTGCTGATAGACTGttattttccttaaataagtCAGAACCTTTAATAATTTCATCAAAAGATTTAAAGTCGAAATTCTTTAGCCTGCGTGATGAAATAGTCTTTCTTTGGTTTGCAGGCTTCCGTAAATTGGCATTGAAGCACACAGCTTTGTGATCAGAAGCGTAGAATTGATCAAGGATGCTTACATTATTCACATCAAAAGCCTCGGTATTGTTCCTGGTAATAATAAGGTCTAATATATGACCATGTTTATGCGTTGGAAATGTCACATGTTGCGTAAGGTTAAACAGGCTCAGTAGATCAATAAATTGATTGCCCATTCCATTAGAACTGTCATctatatgaatattaaaatcaccCCATATCAAAAGCTCTTGGTGGCATAGCGTAATTTCTTCAAGCAAGCTGGAGAATTCTTCAAAGAAAAGGGTTGACGTTGTGCAATCTGGAGGACGATAGATGACAATCACTCTAAGCGATTTGTGACCAACAAAAGTCATGTCCAAACACTCAAATGAATTAAATGAGTGATCCGATATCCTTGTTTTGGTGCAGAAGGATGATTTAAATAATATCCCAACACCACCACCAATGCCCGACGACCTGGGCGAGTGAACAAAACGGTATCCATTTGGACAAAGCTCCCCAGAGATCACGTCACTTCCATCAGCTCGAAGCCATGTCTCAGTAATACCCATTAGGTCAATTTTATAATCCGCAATTAGATCTTTAATAGTTAATGTTTTGTTACACACAGATCTTGCATTTATGAGGCAGGCAGTAAACAGTCTATTAAATGTGTATTTTTTAGACTCATCATTAGCATGCTTTAGAGATGTTAAGTTTTCGTGGTTGACACCCTTTACTTCAGATCGGCATCGATAGTTCGTAGAAGAGCGTGAAGAAATAATCGTTGCAATTCTGTTATTTTCTGGACCTGGATTGAGCTTGAATACTAGATCGCTAACGTCGAAAACAACATGAAGTGTAGCAACTGTGTTGGCATAATATGGACAAGGTCTTTTGTGACGCTTTATCTTTATCTTCAGTGAGCCAGAGCAACTGCCAGATCCAATTAGCATATTTCTTCTCCATGAATGATTGAGATTAGATTTTGCAAACAATGGGAACAATTGATGGCAATAAATGAttcgatgaatattcaaaccTTCTCTAAGATGAATAGATGAAGACCAagataaaattttcaaattatcCGTGGAGTACTTGTAGATATTTGACTCAAAACTGTTCCAATCATTGCACGTTGTGTTTAGTCGTCGGCCTGAGTATTTTTCAGCGGGTTGTGGTTGCGCCAAAAGGATAAAAAGAGCGATAAATACGGACCCAACAACTACGCGACCAAACATTGTCCTGTCAAAGGATCTATGCCTTCTGCGCCTTCTACGTTTCATCTGTCGGCCATCTTGCTTCTTCCTTGGTGGctttaaagactctctgtcgaacGGCATGCTTTGCGGGCGTATGTTATTGTTATGATTAGAGCGTGCTGGCTGAACTTGTGAACTGACGAGTGTTGCGCGACGCAGCAAGATAGAAAATGGATGACAGTTCTTTCAACTTGGACATTTCAGTTGGAAATTTACAAGAATGCCCTCCACAGAGACGAAATATTTATGGAAGTGTGGTGAGTGCATATTTTCGAAGCTATATCATTTTACTAGACGAATACCCACGGTTCACCTTTCAGCTGACCTTTCGTCTATCGATTCATTTCTTCAGATTGCAGAATCCGAACCAGCGCCAGAAGCAAATGTACGTGAACCTTTTGGTGAAGAACCAAATAAAAGTTTTTGTGATTGCAAATTGGCTTGTAAAACCAAGCAGAAGAATGGAGTCGGCCGTGGTTGTCCTTGTCGAACGGCAAATTTGTTATGTGTCCAGAACAGGTGTAAATGTGGCACTGGTCGAAAACAATGTGCCAATCGGGTAAGTTCTTTTTACTGTGTATGCATATACTCTGGACGAGACGaagacattttcttttttattttatatttctttaGAATGTTCAAACTGTTTACCAACCAAATCTACCGTCCAGTTCCATGGAAAGACAAAGACGCGACATTGAAAACACGAGGAAGAAAATCCAGGCGAGTCATCTTTTCGGCTCGATAAACTTTATATAGTGTCGACCGCGATTTATTTGCTTATTCCGATAGTGAACTCACGTTTTCTTATTTCCTGTTTTTCTAGGAATTCGTTGATACCCTTAACGTACAACAAGTGAGACGGTTGATGGTGTTGCTCACAAACAATGGGCGAGGAAGTTTAGATTTTGCGAGACGACTTGTCACACGTGAAAACTCGGATGAAGAGCCACAGCCAGATCCGACATATAATGCCTTACCCGGATGGTGCATCTGCAACAATTGCATCCAAATGCCCACTCCAGAGGAAAACAAATGCTGTCGACGCAGGGAATGTATTACCTCCTATGAACTTTTTCAGAACCTTTGTTTAGACCGCCACGTTCTCGAGTTGGCAATAAGAGCAAGGTGCGATATAAGAGTTGAACCACTAGATTTTTCAATGTCCAGTTTCTGCAAGGCCGCTTATAGGCAGTTCATTTTGTGGAAACATGGTTATTTGGGGAGGGGAAATAGACGAATTATACCATCTTGTGCCGTCAAATAAGTGCGTGAACAGTATCCCGCCCCAGATAACGTTTATATGGGTTTCAGGGCAGAGTAAATTTATGCTTCTCGTGTACTGGTAGATCCAGGGCTGGAAACCATGCCCTACCGTTTCTTTCTCTTGTAGCTGAAACAATGAGTCTTTGACAATATGCCCACCTTACACAATGTTATGTTGCTTCAACAATGCAAGTGGCTATCAATTCACATTCTGCTCAAAACCAAACTGAACactgaaacaaaatgt
This genomic interval carries:
- the LOC137980810 gene encoding uncharacterized protein encodes the protein MGPVLYLLYTTPLADVIRSHGLDYHMYADDNQLYLSFVTQDVDQAKSKIEECITSICKWMGVNELKLNHDKTEIMMFHAKFRVPPAVQSLRVGMENVNLSSFAKSLGVTFDDTMSFDNQISNVCKSSFYSLRNISRIRKYLDKESAATLIHAYITSKLDYCNSLLVGMPKFQLQRLQYVQNTAARVVC